A window of the Dyadobacter pollutisoli genome harbors these coding sequences:
- a CDS encoding HYC_CC_PP family protein, which yields MKSNLNRSITVIMAFLVLLSSTGFAFVEHQCMMRGKSVQLVSEKKPDSCEKKVVSSCCAKAKQLKESKGTFLKKTDCCKDSQKFEKIDVVSSANQAIAKLLKVWAGDFVWAATSYSFIRAEWTLPSSEPASPDISFSSRLHGRSMLSFIQSFLI from the coding sequence CGATCAATCACCGTCATAATGGCCTTTCTGGTACTGCTGAGCAGCACCGGGTTTGCTTTTGTGGAGCATCAGTGCATGATGCGTGGTAAATCGGTTCAGCTTGTTTCTGAAAAGAAGCCGGACTCCTGCGAAAAAAAAGTGGTCTCCTCTTGCTGTGCGAAAGCAAAGCAATTGAAAGAATCAAAAGGCACCTTTCTTAAAAAGACAGATTGCTGCAAAGACAGTCAGAAATTTGAAAAAATTGACGTAGTATCCTCTGCTAATCAAGCCATTGCCAAACTTCTGAAAGTGTGGGCCGGGGATTTCGTCTGGGCTGCCACTTCTTACTCATTCATCCGGGCCGAATGGACTCTTCCTTCATCGGAACCCGCATCTCCCGACATATCCTTCTCTTCCCGACTTCATGGGAGAAGTATGCTCTCTTTTATCCAGTCATTTTTGATTTGA